The segment TTTTTTCCAGTAATCAGTTATATCAAAATAACGACTACAACCGTTACCGACGGGTTTACCATCCATTTCACGAATTTTTGCATTTGAAAGATAATAGACACGTGTTTCTTTTGGATCCATTTCTTTGTCATACAAAACCTTGAGAATAAAAGTTCCATTTTTGGTTTCTGGAATAAAATAGCGATAATCAAGGATACCGCCTCCAATGGGGTATTTCAGGTCGTAATTTTGACCACCCAATACACCACGAGTTTTTTCGACCAAATAAACGTGAAAAGAAATTGGATCTAGTGGGGGGCGCTTTTTCAAAAGGTCTTCTTTTTTCTCACTCTGCCCCGCTTGCTCTTGTGAAACTTCGCCTACACTTTGACCCTCAGGATCAAAAGCAAGTGGGCGGTAAATCGATTCCATGGCCTTCCATAGACCCGATGGAACAATCAGATCTTCTTCAAAAGCACGCATGTCCATAGATTTTTTTGCAACCTTATCAAGTGGGTCGCCGCCACATCCGTTTGTGCAACCAACTAATAAAAACATCATGATTATTAAGAAGAGTGTCTTCATCACTTATTCTCCACCCGCTTGAGATAATTGGATCTCTTGACTCAACTTTAATAGAGGAATGTATGTGGAATCAAAAGCGAGCCCCTGTTTTACCCATGTAAGTGCTCCATCAAGGTTCTTTTTGTTCCATTCAATTTGACCCATGCCATGGTAGGCTTCAATTGAATTTTTATCTATGAGCAAAACCTGATCCCAATTTTTCTTAGCACAAGCATAGTCTTTTTCTTCAACGCAGAGTCTGGCTTGTAAAATAAAGGGAAGTTTGACTTTCTGTTGGGCCACTTGAGCAGCTTGCTTGATGTTAACGATTCCTAAATCACGATTACCGAGTTTAATCTGAACCCACCCTAAAAGCGCCATCAGTAGCGGATCTTGAGGTGACTGCGCAAGTGCTTGCTCAATGCTTTGTCGGCCATCAATTTTTTCACCACTACGATACATGGCAAGCCCCAGTGCCGCAGACAAACGCGGACTCGGTGAAACTTCAGAAACTATTTTTTTTACATTTTCGACAAGAACCCCCCAAGAAGCACGCTCTTGAAATAAACCCCAATCATGAATATGTAATTCTGTTTTTTCAGGGTCAATATCTAAAAATTCATGAATGCGATCGCTGGCAGATTTTTTATCTGACAATAAATATAAAATTAAAGCATCTTTCACTAAAACTTCTTGTTGGTAATCTTGATTGTAAGAAAGATAAGCACTTAAACCCTCGTGAGTGCTTTTTAAAAGTTTTGTTTTATTCTCACCATTTTCTTTTTCTGAAATAGCAATCATCACATCTGCTAATGAAACTTGTACGGCGCCATCAATTCCACCACGTTTTTTATTCATCGCAGTAAAAAGTGAGTTGCGCGCTAGATCTAACTGATCTTCAAAATAATAAACAATTCCCAAATTGGCATGTGCTGCAACAAAATCAACATCAAGCTTAAGTGCATTGTTAAAATTTTCTTTCGCCACTGCGAGTTCGTGAGACAAAAGTGCGATAAGGCCTATCCCTAGATATGCTGTTTTTTGATAATTTATACCACGTTCGTTTTCTAAAATTTCTTTAAACATGCGCTGAGCTTGCATTTGCTCGCGATAATTAAAAAGTGTGAGAGGTGCAAGATGAAGGAGCATCTCACTGTCATTTGGCCGCAGTGTACGAGCTTCACTGAAATAATCGTAGGCCTTAGAATAATCCCCGACTTTTTCAGCCTTTAAACCCGACTGCATAAGCTCTTGAAATGATTCATTACGTGCTGACTGACCACCTATTTGTGTGTTCGTTAATTTTAAAAGTGCGAAGACACTGGCAATGATCAAAATACCTAAAGCTATCCAAAGGCGACCTTGATTTGTCATTTTAAGTTCTTTTTGAACACGTTGATCGTCTTTAGATGCATAGGATTTAAGAATATCTCTTGAATTCTGAGTTGGTGCGGATTCAACTTCACGCTCACTTTGTTCTTCTACTCCTTTGAGAAGTATTTCACTGCTTGTAAATGACCGATCAAGAGTAAGATCAATTGGCATTGTTACACCATCGGCATCTGTGATCGTGCCACTATCGGTGATCTCTTGATCGATTTCTGATTTTGAAGATTGCTTGTTTCGTATTTCATTGATCACAAGTCTGAACTGCTCCTCATCACGCAAAAGTTTCCACCGACCTAAGGGGCGTGAAATTTCATCATGGGTGACAATGATATTGGAGCGCAGATTTGATTCAACTTCGTCTGAAGTGTATGGACCTTGAATTTTACCATTACTTTTCACAAGCCATTCTTTTTGTGCAGATATCTTGACCAAATCCCACGATACACCCGTCTGCGTTTCACAAAGATCACAACATTTATTACAGATAAAACCCCAAGGTGAAGGCCTGAGTTCGGGGCCACTGGTTTCTACATCACAAATGGCACATGATGCATGAACGGGTTTTTGTTTAAGATTAAATGTTGGTAAAGCACCCCCCTCACTCACTTTTTCTGTAAGACAAGTGAAACACAACCGCTTTTTTTGCGCTTGGAGGTGAACTTCGATAATTCGATTACAAATATCGCATTGGGGTTTCAAAAATACCTTTTCTTCAGTGTTTAAAATGCCTTGTTCCGGTGATGAGCATTCCTATTTTATGTTCTTGTGCTGCTGCTTCAACTTCAGCATCGCGCATACTGCCACCAGGTTGTATGATCCAGGCTATACCGGCTTTTGCAGCAAGATCAATGGAATCGCGAAACGGGAAAAAAGCATCTGAACCCAGTACAAGCTTTTCTCCACGGCCTTTTGATCTTTCGAGAGCCCATTTAACCGAATCAACACGATTGGTTTGCCCCCCACAGATACCTAAAGTTTGCCTGTTTTTTGCAATCACGATGGCGTTACTTTTGACGTGTCGTACAACTTTTTGTGCAAAAATAAGATCATCTAGTACTTGTTTAGTTGGCTTTTCTCCGATGATTTTCCATTTTTCGCTATATTCACAAGGTTGATCAGCACTCTGAACAAGCATTCCACCTCGAATGCTTTTAAATTCAATGCGTTGTGAACCATTATCTTTTTCGCTGAGATTTTTGAGCGTTAAAACCCTGAGATTTTTTTTAGCTGCCAAGATTGGCTTGGCATTTTCTTCAATGTCAGGTGCAATCACACATTCTAAAAAGGGCACGACTAATTCTTTGGCTAAACTTGCTGTTAGAGTACGATTAATGGCAACGATTCCGCCAAAAGCTGAAATAGAATCAGCATCAAATGCTTTTTTAAATGCTTTCTCAATGGTGTCATCAACAGCAACTCCACAAGGAGTGACATGTTTAATGATTACACTGCATGGTTCATCAAAATCACTCACAGCGCCAACAGCAGCTTCAAGATCTAAAATATTATTATAAGATAGTTCTTTACCTTGAATTTGCTCAGCCGAACTTAAACTTAATCGATCTTGAACGGGGCTCTCATACCACCCAGCTTTTTGATGAGGATTTTCACCATAGCGAAGAAGTGCTTTTTTACGAAACCCTAAAGTTAAAGCATCCCGTTCATCCCAAGGTTTTTCATAAAGGGCATGAGCCACAAGGCTATCGTAGTAAGCGCAATGTTCAAAAACTTTTGCCGCTAGAAGTTGTCGAAAATCTATATTTGAATCGCCATTTTTTGCCTGATTTAAAACCACTTCATAATCAGACGGATCACACACAACCGTAAGACGCTCAAAACTTTTTGCTGCAGCCCTGAGCATTGATGGGCCACCAATGTCTATTTGTTCGATGAGCTCTTGGCCCTTGAGGTTTTTTTTATACGATTCTTCAAAGGGATATAGATTAACAACAACTAGATCAAAGGGCTTTACGCCATGTTCTTTGAGAATTTTTGCATCTTCAGGCACAAAGCCTCGTGCCAATAAACCCATGTGAATATAAGGGTGAAGAGTTCGAATGCGGCCATCCATCATTTCAGGAAAGCCCGTAACATCTGCCACTTCTAAAACTTTGATTCCATGATCTCTAAGAAATTTTGAAGTTCCACCCGTCGAGACGATGTCACAGCCCTGTTCAACCAGAGGTTTGATGAACTCGATAAGCCCGGTTTTATTACTTGTGCTAACTAGCGCACGTTTAAACATTAGAATGGTACCTTTGTAAGTAAGAGTTTTAGGTCATCGTTGGTGAAATCCAACCCTGCGCCAATGAAACCTGAAGCTCCGGTACCTGATAAAACGTTACCTTTAGTGTTCAAGATGTCGTCGCCCCCGATGATAGCGTAAAATACGCTATAGAATTTGTACTTCGCAAAAACGCGAAGATCAACACCTTCTGGACGACCAAATGCAAATGCTTCTGCAGAAAATTTAAGTTTTCTATTAAGAAAGCTATAATCCATCCCCGCACCTGCTGAGTTCTCTATAAGTCCTGCGCGAAGAGTCATATCATAGAAATTTTTTGCAAACTGTGCCGAGAGCTTAAGCTTATTATGATAGGAAGTTTTGGTTGTCGTTGCGGTTGGTGCTCCGTTGTTGGTGGTTTGAAGCTGATCCACACGTTCATAATTACCCTTAGGGTCATCGACAACTTGTACGAGATAATATCTATCAGGGCCAGGCTGAATGTTAATACCGATATATGATTTAACAAAGGATCCACCACCACCCATATACTCTGAGTGATAATCAACACTGACTTGAAATTTATTTGCGGTATCCAGCATATTGTTTACACCAGCAATTGCGTGATTGAGTTCTTCAACTGTGGTTTCGTCATTAATAAGTTTTCCGATAGTGCCTTTGCCAGAATTAACTTTACCCGTAATCTCATCAACGTTAGAGAGAATGCTATCAACTTTGCCTAAACTCTTAGCCATCTTTTTCCAGTTATGCTTGAATCCGTCTTCACTATCATCACCGACAAATTCATCAATATTTTGTGAAATGCGATGAATACTATCGATGGTTTCACCAATTTTATCTTTTTTCCCGCCCGTGATATCACGAAGATCTGCAGTAACATCTTCGATGTTAAGTAAAATTCTACCGATGGGGCTTGTAGCATCTCCATCACCGGTTGTTGCATTTTTAAGATTGTTCGTAACTTCTGAAACATCTGATGCAATTTTACTTACTTGATTTAACACGGCATCAAAACCGCCCTTATCATAAACGATAAGAACACGACCGCCCTCTGGGATTACTTCATCACTGGGATTACCAGTAGTAATCTCAAGATATTTATCACCTAAAATTCCATTGGGTTTAATTTCTAAGGTTCCACTCTTTGTGATTTTAAGATCACCTCGAAGAGTCATGATGACACGAGCTTTTCCGTCTTCAAGTACAATGTCTTTAATAACACCAACAGGAATACCCGCCATCTTTACATTTGAACTCTTAACAAGTCCGCTAGCACTGATAAGAAGTGCATCGTACATTTTGCCTTTGCCCAAAATACTGGGATCACGATTCACTTGAAAAGACATGGCCGCGATAAGACCCACACAAACGAGAACGAATAAACCAACTTTAAACTCAGCAGAGTTAAGCATTTGATTTACTCGCTTTCACCTTGCTGACGAATTTTTTGATAAACGGATCATCGCTTTTGAAAAACTCTTCAGGCTCTCCGTAGAGTCGTATAGCCCCGTTATCGAGCATTGCAATGTAATCGCTCATTCTAAAAGCTGCAGGCAGATCATGAGAAATAATGACCGTTGTAACACCTGGATGATTTTTATGTGTGTCTACGATAAGCTCATCAACCATTTCTGTAATAATGGGGTCAAGTCCGGTGGTCGGCTCATCGTATAATAAAATTTCTGGCTCAAGTGCTAATGCACGGGCTAAACCAACTCGCTTTCGCATTCCACCTGAAAGTTCTGACGGGTATTTATTGAAATGTTCTGGCTCCAGCCCCACAACTTTAAGTCTTTGTGATGCAATTTCTTTTACTTCGACTAAACTGAGTTTGCGTTTGAATTCTTGAATCGGGAACATGACGTTTTCGATAGTGGTCATATCATCAAAGAGTGCAGCAGATTGAAAAAGCATCCCGAATTTTTTTCGAAGTTCGTTAAGTTTATGTTCGTTTAAACCGGCAAGATCTTGCCCCAGAACTTTGATGTCACCGGAGTCTGGTTTAATGAGCCCCAAGATGTGCTTTAACAAAACCGATTTACCCGCACCTGAGAAACCGATGATGACTGTGATTTTTCCTTTGGGAATTGATAAGTTCACACCTTTAAGTACGTGGCTAGATGTACCAAAGGTCTTTTGTAGATCTTTGATCTCGATGGCCTTCTCAGAATTTAATAATGCCGCGTTCATGGTGCTTCTCTGCGTTGTTTTAAACTCGTTTAATAAAGAAGAATCTTAATAATCGCCGATAAAAAATAGTCGCTAACCAAAATAAAAATACTACTCAAAACTACAGTTTCATTTGTTGCGCGCCCAACACCTCGAGCTCCATTTGTTGTGTTAAAGCCTTTGTACGTACCTATAAGTGCAAAGGTGAAACCAAAAACACTTGCTTTGATCAGACCTTGAAAGATGTCTTTGGGCTGTGTGAATAAATTAATTTTTGCAAGATAGATGGCCGCATCGATCTGAAAAACTTTAACGGCCAACATGTATGCACCTAGGTTTCCAACAAAATCAAAAATCGCAGCGAGTAGTGGCATTGCAACTACACCCGCAATGATTCTGGGCATCACAAGATATTGTTTTGGATTAACACCCATAACTTCAAGTGCATCAATTTGTTCGGTAACACGCATGGTTCCTAATTGTGCTGACATCGCAGCCCCTGCACGACCGGTGACGATAAGACCTGTAAGCACAGGACCTAATTCTCGCGTAAGAGTAAGCGCTACTGTGGGCCCAATCATGGTATCGGCATTTACGAGGTGAAAAGCCGTGTATGTTTGCAGCGCAAAAACCATCCCAGTAAAAAGACTGCAAAGACAGATAATAAAAACTGATTTGTTTCCGACGAATTCAATTTGTTTAAAAATCTCTTCATAGCGAAAAGGAGGTCTAAATTGCCAACTTAGTGATGAAATAAAAAATGACGAGACACGGCCAAGTTCTTTGACACCGCCAATGACTACATCGCCCATATTTTCAATCCATTGATAGGGCACTCTTAAAATTTTAGGTACTGCAACTGCTTTTTCCACCACACCGTCCTTGGCTTAATGGATGTAAACACGCGGAATACGCGCTTGAATTCCTGTGAGTATTTCATAGGGAATCGAAGACGCCAGTGCCGCTACTTCTTCTGCAAGTATTGTTTTATTTTT is part of the Oligoflexia bacterium genome and harbors:
- the purH gene encoding bifunctional phosphoribosylaminoimidazolecarboxamide formyltransferase/IMP cyclohydrolase, coding for MFKRALVSTSNKTGLIEFIKPLVEQGCDIVSTGGTSKFLRDHGIKVLEVADVTGFPEMMDGRIRTLHPYIHMGLLARGFVPEDAKILKEHGVKPFDLVVVNLYPFEESYKKNLKGQELIEQIDIGGPSMLRAAAKSFERLTVVCDPSDYEVVLNQAKNGDSNIDFRQLLAAKVFEHCAYYDSLVAHALYEKPWDERDALTLGFRKKALLRYGENPHQKAGWYESPVQDRLSLSSAEQIQGKELSYNNILDLEAAVGAVSDFDEPCSVIIKHVTPCGVAVDDTIEKAFKKAFDADSISAFGGIVAINRTLTASLAKELVVPFLECVIAPDIEENAKPILAAKKNLRVLTLKNLSEKDNGSQRIEFKSIRGGMLVQSADQPCEYSEKWKIIGEKPTKQVLDDLIFAQKVVRHVKSNAIVIAKNRQTLGICGGQTNRVDSVKWALERSKGRGEKLVLGSDAFFPFRDSIDLAAKAGIAWIIQPGGSMRDAEVEAAAQEHKIGMLITGTRHFKH
- a CDS encoding MlaD family protein; translated protein: MLNSAEFKVGLFVLVCVGLIAAMSFQVNRDPSILGKGKMYDALLISASGLVKSSNVKMAGIPVGVIKDIVLEDGKARVIMTLRGDLKITKSGTLEIKPNGILGDKYLEITTGNPSDEVIPEGGRVLIVYDKGGFDAVLNQVSKIASDVSEVTNNLKNATTGDGDATSPIGRILLNIEDVTADLRDITGGKKDKIGETIDSIHRISQNIDEFVGDDSEDGFKHNWKKMAKSLGKVDSILSNVDEITGKVNSGKGTIGKLINDETTVEELNHAIAGVNNMLDTANKFQVSVDYHSEYMGGGGSFVKSYIGINIQPGPDRYYLVQVVDDPKGNYERVDQLQTTNNGAPTATTTKTSYHNKLKLSAQFAKNFYDMTLRAGLIENSAGAGMDYSFLNRKLKFSAEAFAFGRPEGVDLRVFAKYKFYSVFYAIIGGDDILNTKGNVLSGTGASGFIGAGLDFTNDDLKLLLTKVPF
- a CDS encoding ABC transporter ATP-binding protein, whose translation is MNAALLNSEKAIEIKDLQKTFGTSSHVLKGVNLSIPKGKITVIIGFSGAGKSVLLKHILGLIKPDSGDIKVLGQDLAGLNEHKLNELRKKFGMLFQSAALFDDMTTIENVMFPIQEFKRKLSLVEVKEIASQRLKVVGLEPEHFNKYPSELSGGMRKRVGLARALALEPEILLYDEPTTGLDPIITEMVDELIVDTHKNHPGVTTVIISHDLPAAFRMSDYIAMLDNGAIRLYGEPEEFFKSDDPFIKKFVSKVKASKSNA
- a CDS encoding ABC transporter permease — encoded protein: MEKAVAVPKILRVPYQWIENMGDVVIGGVKELGRVSSFFISSLSWQFRPPFRYEEIFKQIEFVGNKSVFIICLCSLFTGMVFALQTYTAFHLVNADTMIGPTVALTLTRELGPVLTGLIVTGRAGAAMSAQLGTMRVTEQIDALEVMGVNPKQYLVMPRIIAGVVAMPLLAAIFDFVGNLGAYMLAVKVFQIDAAIYLAKINLFTQPKDIFQGLIKASVFGFTFALIGTYKGFNTTNGARGVGRATNETVVLSSIFILVSDYFLSAIIKILLY